The region AAGTTGAATCCTATAATGATTTCGTGAGAACCATTTGTGTAACCAGGGATCTCTATTGCTGGAAATTCATAGGCATATGCCAAAAGTATGTTTTCCTTAATATTGATTCCTAATCTGACTAGTGGGCCAATGTGGGTTCGGTAGCCTATACTAAAATTGATTATATCATTGTAGACTACCATTGTATTTATATCGATTTGGGATACTTGAACCTGCACACCTTTGTATAATATTGATGGTTTTATTTTCCATTTTTGATTTATTACAAAGTTGTATTCTGCATATCCAATTATGTGTTTAGCATCTGTAAACTTATCTACGCCTATGAAATCCGATTTAATGTGGTTATTAAAGATTTGTGGAATAAACAATCCAAACTGGAAATAGTTTAAGGTATAGAATATTCCAAATTCGGAACCTAACGTAAAACCAGTTTGTACACCATGCATAAGCACATGGTCAGTT is a window of Flavobacteriales bacterium DNA encoding:
- a CDS encoding type IX secretion system membrane protein PorP/SprF, translating into IATLLLSGSVGAQQLPESNLYNFNKYGINPAYAGYKECLEAYASHLSQWVGVDAAPITDYLYVHNSLGKNTGVGGGIIIDKATYISRVSTKLSYAYKIKFGNKHNLRLGLSGILGHIKIDPSSAIVEDKTDHVLMHGVQTGFTLGSEFGIFYTLNYFQFGLFIPQIFNNHIKSDFIGVDKFTDAKHIIGYAEYNFVINQKWKIKPSILYKGVQVQVSQIDINTMVVYNDIINFSIGYRTHIGPLVRLGINIKENILLAYAYEFPAIEIPGYTNGSHEIIIGFNLCNKNTSVSFN